One window from the genome of Oreochromis niloticus isolate F11D_XX linkage group LG20, O_niloticus_UMD_NMBU, whole genome shotgun sequence encodes:
- the LOC100708158 gene encoding uncharacterized protein LOC100708158 codes for MLMGFLYILLTGLLGALWDGVTAFGGVRLVDGDNNCSGRVEVLRHKEWGTVCGYGWDFRAADVVCLELGCGLAENVHNGLRFRKASGPIWLDQVQCSGQESSLLHCRVVLNSNLHCTHENDAGVKCSGTLLTPILTLMSPHTVFFPGESVRFVCRVLLGHHLSDFHLYKNGVSTPLVTQRADQTQNMMELTLSDVETFHQGSYSCGYRIKSGFPTRLLSSPPSNAINITVVELLTPQHWYNTSAEAPAGSVIKGQSFNITCSTLQQYPGGSFQLRLIRSNGTVRQTLPALTPSVTFTFPNAQSSNEGYYYCLYRVQLGGRTFVSRESQPLPIAIRDPDPILSPMGISWLVSGLTFVVALIIIVIVAKVLCNKERKPSELERETRTCVDNTYIALSTNKL; via the exons ATGCTGATGGGATTCCTTTATATCCTTCTAACAG GCCTGCTGGGTGCTCTGTGGGATGGAGTGACTGCTTTCG GTGGGGTCAGACTAGTGGATGGGGACAACAATTGTTCTGGCAGAGTTGAGGTGCTCCGCCACAAGGAATGGGGAACTGTCTGCGGCTACGGATGGGATTTCCGGGCCGCTGATGTAGTGTGCTTGGAGCTTGGTTGTGGCTTGGCTGAAAATGTCCATAATGGTCTAAGATTTCGTAAAGCCAGTGGCCCTATCTGGCTGGATCAAGTCCAGTGCTCCGGACAGGAGAGCAGTTTATTACACTGCCGTGTTGTCCTCAACAGCAACCTGCACTGCACCCATGAGAACGATGCAGGCGTGAAGTGCTCAG GTACTCTTTTAACACCCATCCTCACCCTGATGTCACCCCACACTGTGTTCTTTCCCGGGGAGTCCGTTCGCTTTGTCTGCAGGGTTCTGCTGGGTCATCACCTCAGTGACTTTCACCTGTACAAAAATGGAGTGTCCACACCGCTGGTTACACAGAGGGCGGACCAGACCCAGAATATGATGGAGCTCACCCTGTCTGATGTAGAGACTTTCCACCAAGGTAGCTACAGTTGTGGGTACAGGATCAAGAGTGGCTTTCCTACAAGGCTTCTCAGTTCCCCACCCAGCAACGCAATCAACATCACTGTAG TGGAGCTCTTGACTCCCCAGCACTGGTACAACACGTCCGCTGAGGCCCCGGCTGGTTCTGTCATCAAAGGCCAAAGTTTTAATATCACCTGCTCCACCCTACAGCAGTACCCCGGGGGTTCCTTCCAGCTGCGTTTGATCCGCTCTAATGGCACAGTGCGCCAGACTCTGCCCGCGCTCACCCCGTCCGTCACTTTCACCTTTCCTAACGCCCAGAGCTCCAACGAGGGCTACTATTACTGCCTGTACCGGGTCCAGCTAGGCGGCCGTACCTTCGTCTCCAGAGAGAGCCAGCCCCTGCCTATAGCCATCAGAG ATCCAGATCCCATCCTGAGTCCAATGGGTATCAGCTGGCTCGTGTCTGGTCTGACATTTGTGGTGGCTCTCATCATCATAGTCATTGTGGCCAAGGTACTGTGTAATAAGGAGAGGAAGCCCTCAGAGCTGGAGAGAGAGACCAGAACCT GTGTGGACAacacttatattgctttatcGACAAACAAGCTGTGA